The sequence GGGGAAGGGGAGGGCGAAGACGAGTGACACCCCAGCAAATGGTAGTGCTTGCACTAGAGTCGATGCTAGCGATAGCGGGAGATGCCAAGGTGAGGACAAGGAGGAGGGAGTAGGATGGATGGATGGGAATGGGTCAAATGGGAAGAAGCGGCGGAGCCCAGCGGTGCTGATGGAGGGGTCGCGGTGCAGCCGGGTCAACGGCAGGGGGTGGCGGTGCTGCCAGAAGACGCTCGTCGGCTACTCTCTCTGCGAGCACCATTTGGGGAAGGGGAGGCTGAGGAGCATGGCCAGCGTGCGAGGCCAACTGGGCACGAGCACTGGTAAGCTCAAGCGAAGCAGTGAGCGAACCACTGCTCTCTCGAAACCTTTAGAGGACAAGCAACCACAGCCCGATGACGCGGATGAGATCAAGATGGAAGATGATAAGGAGAAGACGGCCGCACCGAAACGGAAGAAGATCGGCATGGTGAAGGCTCGAAGGATCAGCAGTTTGCTCGACGAAATCAATCGTCCATTGCCATCTTTACTGTCGCAGCCGCCAGAAGATCCGTTCATGCGGATGCCCGATGGCAGCGAGGCAATGGTGTGAAAACATTAGCAGGTGCGTTCAGGTTCTTATCATGGAAGCCACGACCACTGGTGCTTGAAGAACAACTAATCTGCTCCAAATTTTGCTGCGTTTTTCTCTTTGTTTTGGTCATTTCGAAGGAGAATTCGAGTCTCTACTGCTCTTGGTGTTGTTATGTGGATCTGTACGAGGTATCTTTATCTGGTGCAATCTCCAGTCTTGTGGTTTCCTTCTTCATTCGTCCACAGCCCCGATCCCGTAGACCCAATGGCTGTTGATTGGTGCAACTCCATAATATCCATATACTTGCTACCTCTAATTTTGCCATACCACAGCGGTCTTCcctttttttatatttctcaaaCCGCATTTCTTATTTGTCATAATCCTAGAAAATATGTCTATATTAATATCTATTTTTGTATGAGCTGATTTATAGTATGTTTTGAGACCATTTATCTCGATTATATAGCTTTTGAATAGATTTACAATGTTTTAATGAAAGTataaaagatattatatatatgagagATTAGACCTATCTATAATGCATTATAGAGGGATACATCAGGGATTATGAAGAGAAAAAGGTTTCTATTCCGATAATTACCTCAGGTTGATTCCGGGGTGTGTTGCGGTTGGTAAACAACTCTTTGTCTACTGGCCAAAGTGGGTGATGGGACCCAAGGAATGGTGTGCATGTGGGGGCACTCCTCCCCGCCAGTGAGAGGCGCCACAACCTAGAATGTGAGATTGGGTGGAACGTGACATTTTTGACACTCTCACGGCATCAGACATCTTCGAGCAACGCATCTCCTATTCCACCTGCCCGTGACGCGAGGCAGTAATGGCCTTCCGCCGGTGGATCCCGCATGGCTCCACCCAATCATAAGGCGGGTGGGTGAGTGGTACGACTGACGCCCAATAACTGATCCAATGGATCGGCGTCGGAGCCTCCATGGGGACGCGTGTCCGAAAACAACTAGCACAGATGCAGGGTGGGTCCCGACAATCGATTGACCAATGGCAAAGCAATGAGAGGAGGCCGTGAAGGGCCAGCCAGGCTTTTGTCGTTGCCACTCCAACCATGATGTGTGGCTCCACAAgtgcagctctctctctctctctctctctctctctctctctctctaaattgaTTGGGATCTTCTACACCAAATCGGCCAGCTCGATTTTTGATTAATACGATTGATTTATGATAGTGgacatattattattatcttaagtttaaagattttaaattagtaaattatatttattgaagTTAATAGGTTATTTATGAGATTAGATCGTTATAATTAGTATTGGAATCGTATTGATGCAATTGACCAAATCTCAAAACAATTACTGTTGTGTTTGAATCATAATTTAATTAACATAAATTTTTATGTTGAATTCATATACATCCACCTATTAGAGAATAAATATTGATCTAATGGTGATAAACTGAATCACCACCGTTTAAAGAAAAGTTGAATTATATATACCTCGTTTGATTCATAACTTAATAAGCTTAAGCTAACCTTGTATACTAAATTGATGTCTaatctaatatatttataattttgactGATTTAACTCAGATTTATCATTATATTGACTTTAACAATTCATATACTATAAATAGTGATATTTAAAACATTAGTATCATTTAGTCTGGTTAAGAATATGAGAACCAAAGATTTATAAGTTTTTTAGGactcttttatttttatagataCCTTTTGGAACTCATATGCTTGAGCTTACGAGCCGCATCATTGGTCAACCGACTAAATGGTCCCTTATCATATATCGAAAAACTATCTATTAAAAATCGAGATTCTAAACATCAtttgataatattttaatatttttaaataaattaattggtAAAAGATCTTGATTATTGGTTTCAAGATTGATTCCATATTGACCGCTTAAAAAAAATTGTATGAAACATATGTTTTACAACATCAATATTAGATTTTGTTGCGAGATTATTACGTTCACGAGCTTTTCATTGGTTTCCAAACTTTTATCCATTAAGAAATATGCTAAGATAagcaaaaacattttttttttaggaTAAAAACAGCTAGATTCACATGTAACAATCGAACCCATAAAACACCAAAAAAATATGTCTTGTAGACAATGGATAATTATGTATGTACTTAATTTCCATATATTGTCCCATAACATCGATCCTTTTCTACctacgatgagatgagatgaaatgaaataaatttgaacGAAATTTCTAGAAACTTGTACTAGCTTTAATTCTAACCAAGCTACAGTACTTCCCGAGGAAAATAAGCGTCTTCCGAATCACCACGTTTACTTGCACAATCTTGCCCAAAATAGGATGTACGAGGTAACATAAATTGATCATATTTATATAGTCAACGAGGGTGAGCTTTGAATCGGCGATGGAGTCGTTGACTGAGTGTTTGAGGTCAACGTAGAAGCAATCGCTTCATCGAACGGGTTTCTGGTGTCGGACTCCTCTCTCCCGTCATCTTCCTCCCGCTTCTCCGCGTCAGCGCCGCCTCATCTTCACTGCAGCTGTTCCTCGTGCAGTTCAGCATCTCACTCTCAGACCTACTGCACGCCTCCTCTTCACCTTAGAGTAGAGATCATCGTTCTCATGGACCTCGGCATAAGGTTGCAGTTTGTCTCTCATCTTCACCCTAACCATGGACCTTCTTCTGGTAACTCCCCAACCTATAATCTTCGGCTTGTGATTCCTTCGAGTGCTAATTCTTTTCCTTGCTGCAAATCGTTGATTCTCGGTCGCATTACTGTTCTCCAAAGCATCACGATGGCAGAGAATTATTTGCCTCATACTAGTCTCCTCCAGAAAACTATACTCTTCAGTGTTCATGACTACCTTGCATGCTTCGGTCTCGTTAATGGAGACGTCAGGAAGAGCTTCCGCTGTCATCCACAAGTCATTTACGTCAGCAGCAGCGGTGGTGGTGACAGCGGTGGGATCATTTCTTGCCGTCTTGGGCTGGGAGTCATCTTGGGATACTCCGTGATTCATCTCTGCAGTATATTTGTATGTGCTTCTCTTCTTCAGTGGGATCTCTCTCTCTGCATCAGTCCAAGCCTGCCGCATATCTGCACCCACAAGACAAAATCCATTCACGAGAATGCTTAAATATCTCAACATTAATACAAAGGATATTAACTAACAAAACGATAACAATAATTTCAGCTAACAAAACCATTTCCAAGCCTTGCAAAATAGTTTACTTGAAAGATGAAAGATCGGAATCGATTAACAATGGGAATCGAAGTGGATCAACGGTTCTCCCCCTTGGACAGATAGACACGACCAATAACCAGAAGCTCATAAAATAGATCTCCGTCAACGCCATCGGTGTTACAGAAATCAACATTCTCATGCATGCCCCGTAAACTATGCTCTGCCTAACGATGGATAGGAAGGAGGATGAGATGAAGAACTCCATACCTCTATTTAGAGCTTTGCAGTAGAACTATTGggcattaacaagagaagaaaagaGTGCACAATGTTTAGAAGGAAGGCAAGGTTTGACTGATCATGAGAAAAGCTTTGATAGGGCAATATGGAAAGCAAAATGGGGTTAAGATGCATGCACTGTGATCAGCAGGAACTAGAAAGGGTGTAGTTGGAGAGAAGAATGCGGTTTATTTATGGGAGGCCTTTACTGATATTTATTGTGGAAGACATTTGAGATATAGAGGATATGAATCCCTCTGATGCAGTCAATATTCCGATATAGGTTGGGATGAGTGGAGAGAGAGTTGCACCTCAAAGATTGTGTCAACGTTCACCCTCTATAGTTAGTAGCTCCCTAACTATGAGCGATTAAGGATATATTTtcatgaaagaagaaaaatatttgaagaatatttGCTGTTCTAATTGTGTGGCATATTTATTTGTTGATTGCTTGTCTTTTATGATGGCATGGCTATTACATGTCAAGCTTCAGTTAATAGCAAATATTCCCCATATCAACATGAATCTTCTTCTAGAAATTAATTTGGTCAAACTACTGATGTTTGTTCAAAGATAAAGTTCACAGTTGACCATATGGGTGTCTTTTTGTGTAACttggaatattatttttatacgaTAACATTGTTGGTCAAAgacattatatttttatatttttgaagcAAGTATATAGGATACATGCATCGGAGACAAACCAGATGCTAAATAGATGAATTCCTTTAGGAGCAACAACAACAAGACATTTATAATTAACGAAGTACACCATCTTGATCCAATAGAAAGGAAAAATAAACAATAATCCAGTAATCAAACCCAAATCAATCTACAAAATGACATGACACAAAAATCTAAACAAGTGTTGAGAACAAGCTAAAATTCTTGGAGGATTAAAAATAGGTGAAGCCATCAACTTTATGACCATCGAAGAAGGGTTACCAATAGATTGGTAAGGTTGGTATAAGTCGGGTGATATATATCGACTTGACTCATAATTTAACGAGTTTAAATCCTTCTGTTGAACAGTGATGTTTTGGGTTAATGTATTATTGGCCTGATTCAGAAGTTGATGAACAGTGGCGTGGTGAGGCAAAGCTCTGTCTACGTTCCGTACGCCTGATCTAAAGATCTGGCGTCCAGCAGCCAATGCCGGTTGCTCTGCAGACATAGACTGCAGCCCTATGAAAGACGACTGTGGAGAGAGACAGAGGGAGCTGGTGTCTCCTCCCGGTGATGGTTGAGCTCTGCGTCGTCCATGATTGCTCGGCGACCGTGCTATGATTGACCACACGAGGAGAGACAAGGTGAGAGAGCTGAGCAAGAGAGTCAGAGGTGTTTTAGGGAGCGTTCTTCAGGCCGTCTCACACGCACAGTGCGAACGTCCCATGAGATGCGACGCTTCTTAAATATCCTCCACCATGTCCGTTATACGACTTGGCTCGCAACAGTGGCCGATAAAATGAACATAACGGTATTTTAGTTTCCGTTGTACGATTGTAACGGAACTTCGATTCTACGTTGACGAGCTCGTGGACCCCGCTATCGCCGGTGACTGGTGGGGCCCAACATAACGTGCCGCTCACATCGCGAGTCGGATGAACCGCCCGAACCGTGATTCGATTGAGCGGTTCAACGAAATTACGCTTCGGATGATGTACCGAGTTACGAGCGTCGCTCACGGCTCGTCAGCTGCGCCATAAATTGGTGGCGCCCATTTATGTATCTGCCGCACCTCACGTGACCTCGTCACGGGCGGACCCTAATCGAATCGAACCCGTTAACGGTTCGATAGTTTCAGTTCTCAAAATCTGAAATAATcggcaatttaaaataaataaaataagcaAATTCGATTCCAAACCAAACTCAGAACCGAACCATTGAGAATCGATTTGGCTCCATTTCGAAATTCAACAACGGAGGTCAACGCTTGTTCTTACAGTGACAAGAACGAATATGTTTTAGTGCAAATATTTTCTCtcgagaattcatctcattttaatCTTTTTTCGCAGCAATAGAAATTTTGGATTTGGCTTTCTGATGGAATCCTGGGCTGGACATGGTAAAGGGTGAAGGAAGATGGAGTCGCAACGATGGTCAATATGATTATGGTTTTCGGTTGTCAGACTGCTGTTATAACTGCTACCGCTGAAGCCGAAGCTGAAGCCGTTGTTGTTGTTTTCATGTTGCTGCGTTTCTGTGTCGTTCCCTTTCAGAGGATCACGTGTGTTTGCCTACCTCTGATTGTTGTCGGTCAAACGTGGTTTCGCCCACTGCGCTCGCTACCTTTTGTGTTCCCTTTGCCTCTCCTTTGGCCGCCTGCCGGGGTGGTGGTTGTTCTGCAAGCAGCGCTGGTGGAGCGAGATGGAGCAGGGGCTGGCGCTTGGGATGGGATTGGATGTTGGTCgccgcgaagaagaagaagaagaagaagaagaagcggcgTCGGGGGACGAGGAGGAGGGTGGAAAGGAGGATGGGGAGGTAAGGAGGTCCCTGCAGCCAGCGCTGCCGCTTAAACTCCTCCCCCTCTTGCCTGTTCCCCGGCAGCCTTCTCCTCCCCTGCTCCGGTTCCCATCGTCGACTGCGACGAGTAAGAACCTAGACAATGAAAGTTgggtttttgtttctttttcttcctgGGTTCCATATGGATTAAAGGATTTGGCGATGGAGACATAGTTTGATACACTAAATGTATTAATAATATCGGAGAAAACAAGATCTTTATGCCCTTGTAGGATTCTTATCCACTGGTGTTTGTTCCAAAAGAGGTGAAATGTATTTAGAGTTTTTTGCTAGAAAAAGGATTTTCTTACGTTAAGAATTCCGCTGAAGAGATAAAAATGCACATTTGGATGAAAGGAAGCTGTAAAAAAGTGTTCTTTACCCAATTTTAAGACCTTTTATCAGCAGTTGGATTGTGAAGGATTTCGCTCGAAAATTGAACTTTTATTGTTTTGTAGGGAATTTGGATGCCTCGACGCGAGGGTTCGATGTGCCATCCACAGAGGAGGCCGAGGAAGCGGCGGCGGTGTCTTCGTCGTCACCGAACAGCACCATCTCCTTTCGGATGGGCTTCTCCGCCCAGCGAAGCAGCGCTGAGAGGGGAGCGGCGGCGGAAAGGGGGTCGTCTATAGTGAGCGACGAAGAGGAGAACGGATTGGCGAAGAAGAAGCTCCGCCTCTCTAAGGAGCAATCTGCCTTCCTCGAGGAGAGCTTCAAGGAGCACAACACCCTCAATCCAGTAAAAGATCTGAGAACAACAAAAATTACAACTTTTGACGTCatgattgaatatatatatattgtattatCTATTTCAGAAGCAGAAGCTTGCTCTGGCCAAGCAGCTCAACCTGCAGCCTCGACAAGTAGAAGTCTGGTTTCAGAACAGAAGAGCCAGGTACTCTTAGATCAACTCCATCTTTCTTTCCGTTAGCAGTCATGTTCCTTTTCTGATCCAGAAAAGCTCATCCTTCGTATCTCCATCTAATGGCAGGACGAAGCTGAAGCAAACAGAAGTGGACTGTGAGTACCTAAAGCGCTGCTGCCAGACGCTGACGGAGGAGAACCGCCGCCTCCAGAAGGAGGTGGCGGAGCTGAGGGCCCTCAAGACCACCCACCCTTTCCACATGCACCTCCCGGCCACCACCCTCTCCATGTGCCCCTCCTGCGAGCGCGTCGCTTCCACCGCTGCAGACCACCGGCCGAGCTCCTTCGCCGCCCTCTTCTCCAAGCCTACGCCTGCGGCACCTCGCCATCCTCCCTGACAACTTCCGGCCGCAACCGCCAGCAGCCACTGGCCATTCATGTACATAACATTGTTTTCGTGGCGTTTTGTTAGAGGGACAAGAAAAGATGTGCGTCAACATACTTTGCTGCTGCTAATGATATCCACTTCGTTTCTAGGTGGTATGAGTTGATCTGACAGGAGAGATTTAATTTCTCTTCAAGCAGTCATATAGATGATCAAGACATGAATTATTGATGTGAGAGATTAAGAGGTTTAGCAGCTCATATGTTCTATCTTCTTCGAGTTTCCACTTCCACGAGGAACAAAGAAGTGAAACCAGTCGTGTTCTTGTACCCAtcaaagatggaacacacaacatGAGGTGGATGGATAAGGATTTGAGGATGGAGACAGATCTACTGGCTTCAGGTGGTGGGTGTGCTCTCCTTATCACAACCTCCAGACACAATCTTGGGATAAATGATTGATTGATATCAAGTGTCTGATGTAACAACTGAAGACTTTCTGTGAGTTGACCATTACACCTCCATCTCTTCTTGTTGTGTGTTCATTAAAGAGAATATTGAGCTATTTTATATATCCACAATGAAAGAAACTTAAATTGATTATCATAtatgagaataataaaatataagaaataaatGCTTTTTTGAGTTAGCATATACTATCACATAAATTTGtgattataagaaaaaaaaaccttaagagtattatttttcataataccccattaatataaattttaaaaatatttatcaatcgtaATGATTTCTATATGCTTTTCCATTTGGATCCCGAAAACAACAATATGATATGACCTCTGCAGCTTAAATGTAGGATCAAATCCCTGATTCAAACTGTTGAACATATTCATCACAAAATGTCTCTTTCATCATTATGGTCATGTAAATCATAGTTTATAATAGAGAAAGTTGTTCATGGTGTTATGCAAGTGGTGGCAAAGTCAAACAAAAAAAGTTTCTCTTGCTCTGATGCAATTCTTGCATCTTGAATTCACATAAACCAATCAATCACTGATGAAGTACTCCAATACATGCAGTATTTAATGATGAACTGAAGGCAATAAACTAAAGATCAATGGAGGTACCAAAAAAGAGTTGTGGGATGTGCAAAACAAGTAAAATAGACACTGACAAGGAACTTAATTTACTCACCTCAGATCTTCCAGGGTGGTTTCATCCATGAACACATCAGTGACAGAGTAATTACTTGATCATGATGCATGAAACAAAAACTCATCCACTGCTTCCAACAATAGACATAAAAGCTGTTGCTTTGATTTCACCATTCAATCTTTAATATGCATAAAAAAGAAACATTCTTCGATAGGATATCGTAATAACCGTATTTTCTGATGAATATGGGTTTGGTAATACAAATTAACTCTGTTTGGTGAAAAATGCCAACAAAAAACCAAATTTGCTAAGAGTCTAAAAGATAAAGAGTAATAAGCACAATACGAAAAATATAAGGATCTAACAATGAAGATCTAACTTCTTATAGCGATAAGAATCAAAATTCCTAATTGTGACAGCTTTTGCTACAAGCAAATGC comes from Musa acuminata AAA Group cultivar baxijiao chromosome BXJ3-3, Cavendish_Baxijiao_AAA, whole genome shotgun sequence and encodes:
- the LOC103977602 gene encoding growth-regulating factor 11-like isoform X1 produces the protein MRIRKRPNPSSFPSSSISRPPPPPPPVPSLLPDPSSYVHPTAGTPDNSGGGYGGRGGERLHSDGDLNIDPSESGNPPHPDQPHGSSSEAAGKVLRKDAKEEDGMVDSNEGWNTHVNSNCSSSSAPVSAWEQLGDAATSQKKKRGGDGMDIEKKPKGKGRAKTSDTPANGSACTRVDASDSGRCQGEDKEEGVGWMDGNGSNGKKRRSPAVLMEGSRCSRVNGRGWRCCQKTLVGYSLCEHHLGKGRLRSMASVRGQLGTSTGKLKRSSERTTALSKPLEDKQPQPDDADEIKMEDDKEKTAAPKRKKIGMVKARRISSLLDEINRPLPSLLSQPPEDPFMRMPDGSEAMV
- the LOC103977602 gene encoding growth-regulating factor 11-like isoform X2 encodes the protein MRIRKRPNPSSFPSSSISRPPPPPPPVPSLLPDPSSYVHPTAGTPDNSGGGYGGRGGERLHSDGDLNIDPSESGNPPHPDQPHGSSSEAAGKVLRKDAKEEDGMVDSNEGWNTHVNSNCSSSAPVSAWEQLGDAATSQKKKRGGDGMDIEKKPKGKGRAKTSDTPANGSACTRVDASDSGRCQGEDKEEGVGWMDGNGSNGKKRRSPAVLMEGSRCSRVNGRGWRCCQKTLVGYSLCEHHLGKGRLRSMASVRGQLGTSTGKLKRSSERTTALSKPLEDKQPQPDDADEIKMEDDKEKTAAPKRKKIGMVKARRISSLLDEINRPLPSLLSQPPEDPFMRMPDGSEAMV
- the LOC135582461 gene encoding homeobox-leucine zipper protein HOX11-like; the protein is MEQGLALGMGLDVGRREEEEEEEEEAASGDEEEGGKEDGEVRRSLQPALPLKLLPLLPVPRQPSPPLLRFPSSTATRNLDASTRGFDVPSTEEAEEAAAVSSSSPNSTISFRMGFSAQRSSAERGAAAERGSSIVSDEEENGLAKKKLRLSKEQSAFLEESFKEHNTLNPKQKLALAKQLNLQPRQVEVWFQNRRARTKLKQTEVDCEYLKRCCQTLTEENRRLQKEVAELRALKTTHPFHMHLPATTLSMCPSCERVASTAADHRPSSFAALFSKPTPAAPRHPP